Proteins encoded by one window of Rutidosis leptorrhynchoides isolate AG116_Rl617_1_P2 chromosome 7, CSIRO_AGI_Rlap_v1, whole genome shotgun sequence:
- the LOC139859460 gene encoding S-adenosyl-L-methionine:benzoic acid/salicylic acid carboxyl methyltransferase 3-like produces MVINAVAKTSLELGRKSPEVQINFNDLPTNDFNTIFSMLHEFPENSTAEQIKEVNHLPPCYFSGVPGSFFNRLFPSKSLNFVHSSYGLQWLSQLPELEEINKGNIYLSSTTPESVMPRGRMVLTLAGRTTEDARGEESYYLWRPLAMALQEMVLEGLVDEEKLDTFNLPLYTASPTEIMNLVEIEGSFKIDHLEIFDVNWEAWKTKKPEYDVLKRKETEDQSVGDAVVKSIRAGVESLVANHFGEGIIDDVFMRYARNFTDRYPKMENEVLVSITVSLIKNE; encoded by the exons ATGGTGATTAACGCAGTCGCTAAGACTAGCCTTGAATTGGGTCGTAAATCTCCCGAAGTtcaaataaacttcaatgatctaCCAACTAATGATTTCAACACCATTTTCAGTATGTTACATGAATTTCCAGAAAACTCGACCGCCGAGCAAATCAAAGAGGTTAACCATTTACCGCCTTGCTACTTCAGTGGGGTACCTGGATCATTTTTCAACCGGCTTTTTCCTTCGAAATCTTTAAACTTTGTCCATTCTTCCTACGGCCTTCAATGGTTGTCACAG ctTCCTGAACTTGAAGAGATCAACAAAGGGAATATATACTTATCAAGTACGACTCCAGAAAGT GTGATGCCGCGAGGGCGGATGGTTTTGACATTAGCCGGTAGGACTACAGAAGATGCTCGTGGCGAAGAAAGTTACTACCTTTGGAGGCCATTGGCTATGGCTCTTCAAGAAATGGTACTTGAG GGCCTTGTAGATGAAGAAAAATTGGATACATTCAACCTTCCACTGTATACCGCGTCCCCTACTGAGATCATGAACTTGGTGGAAATAGAAGGTTCCTTCAAAATCGATCACCTTGAGATTTTTGATGTAAACTGGGAGGCTTGGAAAACGAAGAAACCTGAATATGATGTGTTAAAACGCAAAGAAACAGAGGATCAAAGTGTAGGAGACGCTGTGGTAAAGAGTATTAGAGCTGGGGTTGAGTCGTTGGTTGCTAATCACTTTGGTGAAGGTATAATTGATGATGTTTTTATGAGGTATGCAAGGAATTTTACTGATAGATATCCAAAAATGGAGAACGAAGTGCTGGTTTCGATCACTGTATCTTTGATTAAGAACGAGTAA
- the LOC139857533 gene encoding uncharacterized protein, translated as MAIKLKIQSQSNLNNVGIYHQATAVVCSLLHRRQIRPLLPTGRQSVRRKMLLFDGSSFPLSRMFHSNHNYSFNNCFNQVPFILPHSYWISQQKMLVLSNPRVKIRGFCVDTNRNGNNNDKELERVCKIIDELFALDRNMEAVLDKCGVKLTHDLVVDVLERFKHARRPAFRFFVWAGKQPEFSHDSRTYNAMMSILGKGKQFETMVSLLDEMGEKGLLTLDTFQICIKVFAVDRQRRKAVGVFELMKNYGFKVGVDSINVLLDNLGRVKLAKEAQILFEKLKGRFTPNIETYTVLLNGWCKVGNLLEAGKVWNEMIDSGLSPDIVAHNTMLEGLLKVHKRSDAVKLFEVMKSKGPLPNERSYTIMIRDLCKQNRMKEAVEYYDNMVMFGCKPDVGVYTCLVTGFGNQKQMDKVYGLLKEMKENGCPPDGRMYNALIKLMTNRQMPDDAVRLYKKMIHNGIEPTIHTYNMMLKSFFRMENYEMGVAVWEEMSEKGVCPDDNSYTVFISGLVKQGRSIEACKYLEEMIEKGMKLPQLDYNKFAADFGRDGKPNIFEELAQKMRLDGKIEVSDVFLKYAETMKKTGKGFSFVRN; from the coding sequence ATGGCAATTAAACTCAAAATCCAATCACAATCTAATCTCAACAATGTCGGAATCTACCACCAGGCCACCGCCGTCGTATGCTCTCTCCTTCATCGACGACAAATCAGGCCGCTGCTCCCAACCGGACGACAATCCGTTCGCCGGAAAATGCTCTTGTTTGACGGTAGCTCTTTTCCCCTGTCTCGTATGTTTCATTCTAATCATAATTATAGTTTCAATAATTGTTTCAATCAAGTTCCATTTATATTGCCACACTCCTATTGGATCTCACAGCAAAAAATGTTAGTACTCTCAAACCCTAGGGTTAAAATTAGGGGTTTCTGTGTAGATACAAATAGGAATGGCAATAATAATGATAAGGAATTAGAAAGGGTTTGTAAGATAATCGATGAGTTATTCGCATTGGATCGAAACATGGAAGCCGTTTTAGACAAGTGTGGGGTTAAGTTGACTCATGATCTTGTTGTGGATGTATTAGAAAGGTTTAAACATGCTAGACGCCCCGCATTTAGGTTTTTCGTTTGGGCGGGGAAACAACCGGAGTTTAGTCATGATTCGAGAACGTATAATGCGATGATGAGTATACTTGGAAAGGGTAAACAGTTTGAGACTATGGTTTCGTTGCTCGATGAAATGGGTGAGAAAGGGTTGTTAACTCTTGATACGTTTCAGATTTGTATTAAGGTGTTTGCAGTTGATCGGCAGAGGCGAAAAGCGGTTGGTGTGTTTGAGTTGATGAAGAATTATGGTTTTAAAGTCGGTGTTGATAGTATTAATGTCTTGCTTGATAATCTTGGCAGGGTTAAGCTTGCGAAGGAAGCGCAGATTTTGTTTGAGAAGTTGAAAGGTAGGTTTACGCCGAATATTGAGACGTATACGGTTTTGTTAAACGGTTGGTGTAAAGTTGGAAACTTGTTAGAGGCGGGTAAGGTTTGGAATGAGATGATCGATTCGGGGTTAAGTCCCGATATTGTGGCACATAATACAATGCTTGAAGGGTTGTTAAAGGTTCATAAGAGGTCGGATGCGGTTAAGTTGTTTGAGGTTATGAAATCAAAGGGTCCATTACCTAATGAAAGGAGTTATACGATTATGATTAGGGATTTATGTAAACAAAATAGGATGAAAGAGGCGGTTGAGTATTATGATAATATGGTGATGTTTGGATGCAAGCCTGATGTTGGTGTTTACACGTGTTTGGTTACAGGGTTTGGTAATCAAAAGCAAATGGATAAAGTTTACGGGTTGTTGAAGGAGATGAAGGAAAATGGGTGTCCACCTGATGGGAGGATGTATAATGCTTTGATTAAGTTAATGACGAATCGACAAATGCCTGATGATGCAGTGAGGTTatacaagaagatgattcataatGGGATTGAACCGACGATTCATACTTATAACATGATGTTGAAATCGTTCTTTAGGATGGAAAATTATGAGATGGGTGTTGCTGTTTGGGAAGAGATGAGCGAAAAGGGAGTTTGCCCGGATGATAATTCGTATACGGTGTTTATATCAGGACTTGTAAAACAGGGGAGGTCAATTGAGGCGTGCAAATATCTTGAAGAAATGATAGAGAAAGGTATGAAGTTGCCTCAACTTGATTATAATAAGTTTGCTGCTGATTTTGGTAGGGATGGTAAGCCTAATATATTTGAGGAGTTGGCTCAAAAGAtgaggttggatggtaagattgaggTTTCTGATGTGTTTTTGAAGTATGCTGAGACGATGAAGAAAACGGGTAAAGGTTTTAGCTTTGTTAGAAATTGA